The following proteins come from a genomic window of Streptomyces sp. NBC_00539:
- a CDS encoding pyridoxamine 5'-phosphate oxidase family protein, with the protein MSVTHVTEPTDPANDPATDPAATTDAAAAGSYAPTGRTVPTRSRERARYDRETVHSILDQAYVCHLGFVRDGAPVVLPTLFGRVGDRLYIHGSTGSRPLLAAGGTDPGLPVCVTVTHVDGLVLARSAFHHSLNYRSVVVHGTAYQVTDEEECRMALDALVDHVVPGRSADSRPANAKELAATAVIRLDLDEVSAKLRTGGPNDEAEDLDLPYWSGVVPVAPAYGAPVPAADLAPGIAVPGYLAAL; encoded by the coding sequence ATGAGCGTCACGCACGTCACCGAGCCGACCGACCCGGCGAACGACCCGGCGACCGATCCGGCGGCGACCACTGATGCCGCAGCGGCAGGCTCGTACGCGCCGACCGGACGCACCGTCCCGACCCGCTCCCGGGAACGGGCGCGCTACGACCGCGAGACGGTCCACTCGATACTCGACCAGGCCTACGTCTGCCACCTCGGCTTCGTCCGCGACGGCGCGCCGGTCGTGCTGCCGACGCTCTTCGGCCGGGTCGGCGACCGCCTCTACATCCACGGTTCGACCGGCTCCCGCCCGCTGCTCGCGGCCGGAGGGACCGACCCCGGGCTGCCCGTCTGCGTGACGGTCACGCACGTCGACGGCCTGGTGCTGGCCCGTTCCGCCTTCCACCACTCCCTCAACTACCGCTCGGTCGTGGTGCACGGCACGGCCTACCAGGTCACCGACGAGGAGGAGTGCCGCATGGCGCTCGACGCCCTGGTCGACCACGTCGTACCGGGCCGCTCCGCCGACTCCCGCCCGGCCAACGCCAAGGAACTCGCGGCCACGGCGGTGATCCGCCTGGATCTCGACGAGGTCTCGGCGAAGCTCCGTACCGGCGGCCCGAACGACGAAGCCGAGGACCTGGACCTGCCCTACTGGTCTGGCGTCGTCCCGGTCGCCCCCGCGTACGGGGCCCCGGTCCCGGCCGCCGACCTGGCCCCCGGCATCGCCGTCCCCGGCTACCTCGCCGCGCTCTGA
- a CDS encoding DMT family transporter: MPNHSPAAGRSLLYLVIAGAAWGTAGAAASLLFLASDLGPLALSFWRSAGGLLVLAGVLAVRRRPAPASLRPSVPSLIGTGLMFTVFQAAYFGAVRETGLAVGTVVTLGAGPVLIALGARYWTGERLGRGGAAAVGGALAGLAVLVLGSGGGEVRPLGVGWALLSAAGYAGMTLRARWLGQRGEGGDPLVTTAWSVGVGAVCLLPLAVMEGLLPHTAEPDRVAWLLVYVAVVPTALAYALYFTGAAAVRAATVSVIMLIEPVSAAVIAVLVLGERLTGAVVLGTVLLLTAVGALIAAEARRPAGGPVEVRPAPVAQSAAR, from the coding sequence GTGCCGAACCATTCGCCCGCCGCCGGGCGCAGTCTGCTGTACCTCGTCATCGCCGGAGCCGCCTGGGGCACCGCCGGGGCGGCCGCCTCCCTCCTCTTCCTGGCCAGTGACCTCGGCCCGCTCGCCCTGTCGTTCTGGCGCAGTGCGGGTGGCCTCCTGGTCCTGGCGGGGGTGCTCGCCGTACGCCGCCGCCCCGCGCCGGCCTCGCTCCGTCCTTCGGTCCCGTCGCTGATCGGGACCGGCCTGATGTTCACCGTGTTCCAGGCCGCGTACTTCGGCGCCGTGCGCGAGACCGGCCTGGCGGTCGGCACCGTGGTCACCCTGGGCGCCGGGCCGGTGCTGATCGCGCTCGGCGCGCGGTACTGGACGGGTGAACGGCTCGGCCGGGGCGGAGCCGCCGCGGTCGGCGGGGCGCTGGCCGGCCTCGCCGTGCTGGTGCTGGGCAGCGGCGGCGGCGAGGTGCGGCCGCTCGGCGTCGGCTGGGCGCTGCTGTCGGCGGCCGGCTACGCGGGGATGACCCTGCGCGCCCGGTGGCTGGGGCAGCGCGGGGAGGGCGGGGACCCGCTCGTCACCACCGCCTGGTCGGTCGGGGTGGGCGCGGTGTGCCTGCTGCCGCTCGCCGTGATGGAGGGGCTGCTTCCGCACACCGCCGAACCGGACCGGGTGGCGTGGCTGCTGGTGTACGTCGCCGTCGTGCCGACGGCCCTGGCGTACGCCTTGTACTTCACCGGCGCCGCCGCGGTGCGGGCCGCGACGGTGTCCGTGATCATGCTGATCGAGCCGGTGAGCGCGGCGGTGATCGCCGTCCTGGTGCTCGGGGAGCGGCTGACGGGCGCCGTGGTGCTGGGGACCGTACTGCTGCTGACGGCGGTCGGTGCGCTGATCGCCGCCGAGGCGCGGCGGCCGGCGGGCGGGCCGGTGGAGGTCCGGCCCGCCCCGGTGGCTCAGAGCGCGGCGAGGTAG
- a CDS encoding cysteine hydrolase — protein sequence MPELAPAPETATTALLTVECQSGVVGAESALPELAKAARESGMLDRVAALVAGAHRAGVQVLHAVAERRPDGLGSNVNARLFRAAGKLPVRQLRGTPAVQVAAPIEVAERDLVVRRLHGLSPMAGTDLDPLLRNLGIRTLVVTGVSSNIAVPNTVFDAVNLGYRVVVPSDAICGVPAAYTDEVIRNCLSLVASVTTTEALLRQWAG from the coding sequence ATGCCGGAACTCGCGCCCGCACCCGAAACCGCCACCACCGCGCTGCTCACCGTCGAATGCCAAAGCGGCGTGGTCGGAGCCGAGAGCGCGCTGCCCGAACTGGCCAAGGCGGCCCGGGAGTCGGGGATGCTGGACCGGGTGGCCGCGCTGGTCGCCGGCGCGCACCGGGCCGGGGTGCAGGTGCTGCACGCGGTCGCCGAACGCCGGCCCGACGGGCTCGGGTCCAACGTCAACGCCAGGCTCTTCCGGGCCGCCGGGAAGCTGCCGGTGCGCCAGCTGCGCGGAACCCCGGCGGTCCAGGTCGCCGCCCCCATCGAGGTGGCCGAGCGGGACCTCGTCGTACGCCGTCTCCACGGGCTCTCGCCGATGGCCGGCACCGATCTCGACCCGCTGCTGCGCAACCTCGGCATCCGCACGCTGGTCGTCACCGGGGTCTCGTCCAACATCGCGGTCCCCAACACCGTGTTCGACGCCGTCAACCTCGGCTACCGGGTCGTGGTCCCCTCGGACGCCATCTGCGGGGTCCCCGCGGCCTACACGGACGAGGTGATCCGCAACTGCCTCTCCCTCGTCGCGTCCGTCACCACCACCGAAGCGCTGCTCAGGCAGTGGGCCGGTTAG
- a CDS encoding LysR family transcriptional regulator, whose amino-acid sequence MLNLERLRTLDALARHGSVSGAADGLHVTTSAVSQQMAKLEREVGQPLLAKSGRGVRLTDAGRLLAGHAARIISQVELAQADVEAQRGCAVGELAIGAFPTAMRGLLPPALSALRVDHPELRPRVREQAPEDSMAAVVRGDLDLALAIDWYNKRMPVPAELTRTHLLDDSCDVAVPAGHRLAGRSEISLAEFAADEWISWNEGQFCHEWLVFTLRDMGIEPRVAHIAEEHHTQLAFVEAGLGVCVTPRLGRGPVPEGVRLLPVREAVQRHVYALWRADADRRPSIRAAVEALRTAALAL is encoded by the coding sequence ATGTTGAACCTGGAGCGCCTGCGCACCCTCGATGCCCTCGCCCGCCACGGCTCGGTCAGCGGCGCGGCGGACGGCCTGCACGTCACCACCTCCGCCGTCTCCCAGCAGATGGCCAAGCTGGAGCGCGAGGTGGGGCAGCCGCTGCTGGCCAAGAGCGGGCGCGGGGTCCGGCTCACCGATGCGGGACGGCTGCTCGCCGGTCACGCCGCGCGGATCATCTCCCAGGTGGAACTCGCGCAGGCCGATGTCGAGGCCCAGCGCGGCTGCGCCGTCGGAGAGCTGGCCATCGGAGCCTTCCCGACCGCGATGCGAGGCCTGCTGCCGCCCGCCCTGTCCGCCCTGCGCGTCGACCACCCGGAGCTGCGGCCGCGGGTCCGGGAGCAGGCGCCCGAGGACTCCATGGCGGCCGTCGTACGCGGTGACCTCGACCTGGCGCTGGCCATCGACTGGTACAACAAGCGGATGCCGGTGCCCGCCGAACTCACCCGGACGCACCTGCTCGACGACTCGTGTGACGTCGCCGTCCCGGCCGGGCACCGACTTGCCGGGCGGAGCGAGATCTCCCTCGCGGAGTTCGCCGCCGACGAGTGGATCTCCTGGAACGAGGGCCAGTTCTGCCACGAGTGGCTCGTGTTCACCCTGCGGGACATGGGCATCGAGCCCCGCGTCGCGCACATCGCCGAGGAGCACCATACCCAGCTGGCCTTCGTGGAAGCCGGCCTCGGGGTGTGTGTGACACCGCGGCTCGGGCGCGGACCGGTGCCCGAGGGGGTCCGGCTGCTGCCCGTCCGGGAGGCCGTCCAGCGCCACGTGTACGCGCTCTGGCGGGCCGATGCCGACCGGCGGCCCTCGATCCGGGCCGCCGTCGAGGCCCTGCGGACGGCCGCGCTCGCTCTCTAG
- a CDS encoding aminotransferase class I/II-fold pyridoxal phosphate-dependent enzyme produces MLGEYRIVGRRASDIAASVEAGVGSGALAPGAMLPPMRELAGELGVNPNTVAAAYRTLRERGVIETDGRRGSRVRARPASAPRDELRTVVPEGVRDAASGNPDVSLLPRLDGALAAAAARYANAPTLYGDDPVAPELGRLARAGFDADGVPPGAMAATSGALDGVERVLASHLRPGDAVAVEDPGWGSVLDLVLGLGLRLLPVRVDDDGPRPESVARALAAGARALVVTARAQNPTGAAVGAARAAELRELLAGHPEVLVLEDDHGHGIVDLPLNCLGGVTRHWALVRSTAKAYGPDLRLAVLTGDAVTMDRVRGRQRLGPGWVSRLLQYTVVELWTSGAVDPAAVARSYAERRDGLVAELAARGVGAQGRSGMNVWVPVADETGAVTRLLGAGWAVAPGARFRVDSGPGVRVTVSQLAPGELPGLADAVAAAVRPATGGRFG; encoded by the coding sequence GTGCTAGGAGAGTATCGGATCGTAGGACGTCGCGCATCGGACATCGCGGCCAGCGTCGAGGCGGGCGTCGGCTCGGGCGCGCTCGCGCCCGGAGCGATGCTGCCGCCGATGCGGGAGCTGGCGGGGGAGTTGGGGGTGAACCCCAACACCGTCGCCGCCGCCTACCGCACGCTGCGCGAGCGCGGAGTCATCGAAACGGACGGGCGGCGCGGCAGCCGCGTACGGGCCCGGCCCGCGAGCGCGCCCCGCGACGAGCTGCGCACGGTCGTGCCGGAAGGCGTGCGGGACGCCGCGTCGGGCAACCCCGACGTGTCGTTGCTGCCCCGGCTGGACGGGGCACTCGCCGCCGCGGCCGCCCGGTACGCGAATGCGCCGACCCTGTACGGGGACGACCCGGTGGCGCCGGAGCTGGGCCGCCTCGCCCGGGCCGGGTTCGACGCCGACGGGGTGCCGCCCGGCGCCATGGCGGCGACTTCGGGCGCCCTGGACGGCGTCGAGCGGGTGCTGGCCTCGCACCTGAGGCCGGGTGACGCGGTGGCGGTGGAGGACCCGGGCTGGGGCAGCGTGCTGGACCTGGTGCTCGGCCTCGGCCTGCGCCTGCTGCCGGTCCGGGTGGACGACGACGGACCGCGCCCGGAGTCGGTGGCACGGGCCCTGGCCGCGGGGGCCCGGGCGCTGGTGGTGACGGCCCGGGCGCAGAACCCGACGGGCGCCGCCGTCGGCGCGGCCAGGGCGGCGGAGCTGCGCGAACTGCTCGCAGGGCACCCCGAGGTGCTGGTCCTGGAAGACGACCACGGCCACGGCATCGTGGACCTGCCGCTCAACTGCCTGGGCGGGGTGACCCGCCACTGGGCGCTGGTCCGCTCGACGGCGAAGGCGTACGGGCCGGACCTGCGGCTCGCGGTGCTGACCGGCGACGCGGTGACCATGGACCGGGTGCGCGGCAGGCAGCGGCTGGGGCCGGGGTGGGTGAGCCGGCTGCTCCAGTACACCGTGGTGGAACTGTGGACGTCGGGCGCCGTGGACCCGGCGGCGGTGGCCCGGTCCTACGCCGAGAGGCGGGACGGGCTCGTCGCGGAGCTCGCCGCGCGCGGCGTGGGGGCGCAGGGGCGCAGCGGGATGAACGTGTGGGTGCCCGTCGCCGACGAGACGGGGGCGGTGACCCGGCTGCTTGGCGCCGGGTGGGCCGTGGCCCCGGGTGCGCGCTTCCGGGTGGACAGCGGGCCGGGGGTGCGGGTGACGGTGTCCCAGCTCGCCCCCGGCGAACTGCCGGGCCTGGCCGACGCGGTGGCCGCGGCGGTCAGGCCGGCTACGGGGGGCCGGTTCGGCTGA
- a CDS encoding PadR family transcriptional regulator, translating to MRSHGQHGHDHGHEHGRGHGHCGPDRREEFTGRRAAFGPFGPPFGGGPFGGRGGRGGPRGRARRGDVRASILALLADRPMHGYEMIQEIGERSGGAWKPSPGSVYPTLQLLEDEGLITSESDGGKKLFTLTDAGRTEAESGPSAPWAEAGRGFDFEAMREVRTAGLGLMEAFGQVFKTGTPEQREKALGVVNDARKKLYLILADEH from the coding sequence ATGCGTTCACACGGACAGCACGGACACGACCACGGGCACGAGCACGGACGGGGTCACGGCCACTGCGGCCCTGACCGTCGGGAGGAGTTCACGGGGCGGCGAGCCGCCTTCGGACCGTTCGGGCCGCCCTTCGGCGGAGGGCCCTTCGGCGGGCGCGGGGGACGGGGCGGGCCGCGCGGCCGCGCCCGGCGCGGCGACGTGCGCGCCTCCATCCTGGCGCTCCTCGCCGACCGGCCGATGCACGGCTACGAAATGATCCAGGAGATCGGCGAGCGCAGCGGCGGGGCGTGGAAGCCCAGCCCGGGCTCGGTCTACCCGACCCTCCAGCTGCTGGAGGACGAGGGTCTCATCACCAGTGAGAGCGACGGCGGCAAGAAGCTGTTCACGCTCACCGACGCCGGCCGCACCGAGGCCGAGTCGGGCCCGTCGGCCCCCTGGGCCGAGGCGGGCCGGGGCTTCGACTTCGAGGCGATGCGCGAGGTCCGGACGGCCGGTCTCGGCCTGATGGAGGCGTTCGGCCAGGTCTTCAAGACCGGCACGCCCGAGCAGCGCGAGAAGGCCCTCGGGGTCGTCAACGACGCCCGCAAGAAGCTGTACCTCATCCTGGCCGACGAGCACTGA
- a CDS encoding type II toxin-antitoxin system Rv0910 family toxin, with translation MAEVTAESRIEAPAAKVWAQLTDWDAYGQWSMTHTDFPKGGPQTLAVGSTFAENMKMMGFPAEVLWTVSELEDERLFAITGKGPMGVAVLTRYTLVPDGGSTTVRIDGEFTGAAVSLMAGKLKDSATAALNESLRRLSALVA, from the coding sequence ATGGCCGAAGTCACCGCGGAATCACGCATCGAGGCGCCCGCCGCGAAGGTCTGGGCGCAGCTGACGGACTGGGACGCGTACGGCCAGTGGAGCATGACCCACACCGACTTCCCCAAGGGCGGCCCGCAGACCCTCGCCGTCGGGTCCACCTTCGCCGAGAACATGAAGATGATGGGCTTCCCGGCCGAGGTGCTGTGGACCGTCTCGGAGCTGGAGGACGAACGCCTCTTCGCCATCACCGGCAAGGGCCCGATGGGGGTGGCCGTCCTCACCCGGTACACCCTTGTCCCGGACGGCGGCTCCACCACCGTCCGCATCGACGGCGAGTTCACCGGCGCCGCCGTCTCGCTGATGGCGGGCAAGCTCAAGGACTCCGCGACCGCCGCCCTGAACGAGTCCCTGCGCAGGCTGTCGGCGCTGGTCGCCTGA
- a CDS encoding DeoR/GlpR family DNA-binding transcription regulator, producing MNVMERHKFVVGLLMQQNRATVAELAQATGASEMTIRRDLEVLESRGALRRVRGGAVSSLPGGVEPPYAVRAMSGAQAKERLARTVVELLTDGETVALDTGTTAVAVAKAMAGRRFTVAPLSLHAAFALSGHSGIQLVMPGGQVRPEELSFYGQAPVQAFKDLCFDTFVLGCCGVDPVQGATAYNLDDVQVKRAAVAAAQRVILVATADKIGRTALGRICSMEEIALVVTDAPAGFPAVEALAERGVEVVHPPNA from the coding sequence ATGAACGTGATGGAGAGGCACAAGTTCGTCGTGGGGCTGCTCATGCAGCAGAACCGCGCGACCGTGGCCGAGCTGGCCCAGGCCACCGGGGCCTCCGAAATGACCATCCGGCGGGACCTGGAGGTGCTGGAGTCCCGCGGGGCCCTGCGCCGGGTGCGCGGTGGCGCCGTGAGCAGCCTGCCCGGCGGCGTCGAGCCGCCCTACGCGGTCCGGGCCATGTCAGGGGCGCAGGCCAAGGAACGGCTGGCCCGCACCGTGGTCGAGCTGCTGACCGACGGCGAGACCGTCGCCCTGGACACCGGAACCACCGCCGTGGCCGTCGCCAAGGCCATGGCAGGCCGCCGGTTCACGGTCGCCCCCCTCTCCCTGCACGCCGCGTTCGCCCTCTCCGGGCATTCCGGCATCCAGCTGGTGATGCCGGGCGGACAAGTGCGCCCCGAGGAGCTGTCGTTCTACGGTCAGGCCCCCGTGCAGGCCTTCAAGGACCTGTGCTTCGACACCTTCGTCCTGGGCTGCTGCGGCGTCGACCCGGTCCAGGGCGCCACCGCCTACAACCTCGACGACGTACAGGTGAAGCGGGCCGCGGTGGCCGCGGCGCAGCGCGTGATCCTCGTGGCCACCGCTGACAAGATCGGCCGCACCGCGCTCGGCCGCATCTGCTCCATGGAGGAGATCGCCCTGGTCGTCACGGACGCCCCCGCCGGTTTCCCGGCCGTCGAGGCGCTCGCCGAGCGGGGCGTCGAGGTGGTCCATCCGCCGAACGCCTGA
- a CDS encoding MBL fold metallo-hydrolase: MTDAPLGRSAAYKVLTTGYVGSTGPGVAATVSYVHDAGRHVIFDPGMVASHDDILSPLAELGLGPEDITDVVLSHHHPDNTMNVGLFGRARVHDHKVEYLGDQWKNRDAEGYELTPSLRLIRTLGHSAEDITLLAGTDSGVVAFAGDLWWHAHGPADDPVAPDREVLRASRLRVLAAADLIVPGHGGPFRADDTTPR, from the coding sequence ATGACAGACGCACCGCTCGGCCGCAGCGCCGCATACAAGGTCCTGACCACTGGATACGTCGGCTCCACGGGCCCCGGCGTCGCCGCCACCGTCTCCTACGTGCACGACGCGGGACGGCACGTGATCTTCGACCCCGGCATGGTGGCGAGCCACGACGACATCCTCTCCCCGCTCGCGGAGCTGGGTCTGGGTCCCGAGGACATCACCGACGTGGTGCTCAGTCACCACCACCCTGACAACACCATGAACGTGGGGCTGTTCGGACGGGCCCGGGTGCACGACCACAAGGTGGAGTACCTGGGCGACCAGTGGAAGAACCGGGACGCGGAAGGCTACGAACTCACCCCGTCGCTGCGGCTGATCCGCACGCTGGGCCACAGCGCCGAGGACATCACGCTGCTCGCCGGCACGGACTCCGGCGTAGTGGCCTTCGCCGGTGACCTGTGGTGGCACGCGCACGGTCCGGCGGACGACCCGGTGGCCCCCGACCGCGAGGTACTGCGTGCCTCCCGGCTGCGGGTGCTGGCCGCCGCGGACCTGATCGTGCCCGGCCACGGCGGCCCGTTCAGGGCCGACGACACCACGCCGCGCTAG
- a CDS encoding DMT family transporter: MSAPAVTRPAPTTTSCAATARRRRTLDWRVRFAILSVIWGFSFLLIKVGTEGYAPFHVALGRVLSGALALLGVLLVRREPLPRGRRTWAHLMVSALLINTAPFSLFAFAEQSIPSSLAGICNATSPLWGMVLSLVALSEDRPTRRRFAGLGLGFLGVLTVLGAWQGFSGVDAEGAAFALLASLCYPVGWIYVRRTLAGAPGSPVAMTGAQLLVSTLQLLLVSVLFTSAPAGFPLWPTLAVVTLGALGTGMALQMQYGLVAEVGPTTAQMVTYFIPVIATTAGVLVLGEQLHWNTPVGAAVVLAGAALTQARRPSGAEPA; this comes from the coding sequence ATGAGCGCACCCGCCGTCACACGCCCCGCCCCGACGACCACCTCCTGCGCCGCCACCGCCCGGCGCCGCCGCACCCTCGACTGGCGCGTGCGGTTCGCCATCCTGTCGGTGATCTGGGGCTTCAGCTTCCTCCTGATCAAGGTGGGCACGGAGGGCTACGCGCCCTTCCACGTCGCCCTCGGCCGGGTCCTGTCGGGAGCGCTCGCCCTCCTCGGCGTACTGCTGGTCCGCCGCGAGCCGCTCCCCCGCGGCCGGCGCACCTGGGCCCACCTGATGGTGAGCGCACTGCTGATCAACACCGCGCCGTTCTCGCTGTTCGCCTTCGCCGAGCAGAGCATCCCGTCCAGCCTGGCGGGCATCTGCAACGCCACGTCGCCGTTGTGGGGCATGGTGCTCTCGCTGGTGGCGCTGTCCGAGGACCGCCCGACCCGCCGCCGTTTCGCGGGGCTGGGGCTCGGTTTCCTGGGGGTCCTGACCGTGCTCGGCGCCTGGCAGGGGTTCTCCGGGGTCGACGCCGAGGGCGCCGCGTTCGCCCTGCTCGCCTCGCTCTGCTACCCGGTCGGCTGGATCTACGTGCGCCGTACGCTGGCGGGTGCGCCGGGCTCGCCGGTGGCGATGACCGGGGCCCAGCTCTTGGTCTCGACGCTCCAGCTGCTCCTGGTCAGCGTCCTGTTCACCTCGGCGCCCGCCGGGTTCCCGCTCTGGCCGACCCTGGCGGTGGTCACCCTGGGCGCCCTCGGGACGGGCATGGCCCTGCAGATGCAGTACGGCCTGGTGGCGGAGGTCGGCCCGACCACCGCGCAGATGGTCACGTACTTCATCCCCGTCATCGCCACCACGGCGGGCGTCCTGGTCCTCGGCGAACAGCTCCACTGGAACACGCCGGTCGGCGCGGCCGTCGTCCTCGCCGGCGCCGCCCTCACCCAGGCCCGGCGCCCGTCCGGCGCCGAGCCCGCCTGA
- a CDS encoding MFS transporter: MSTTSQADPPETGGPLLTTVAVIASCAAFVVIGALQALYGPAIPALRDEYGISPAVAGLGLSAHFVGALAGVLVYHLLRGRGSNRALLGGSYVLMAVGAAVFACAPNWPLALTGTFVIGLGFGGIDYGLNQLFAVGFGRRSAAMLNLLNGHFGVGAIAGPALIGWFGADDYPQIFLGIGVISLLILPTLGAVASREPRPAPAEGAATGGARVLPVIAAFIGVYVLHVAIETGVGGWEPTHLEAVGFGAATAATATSAYWAAMTVGRFVVAPLSLRWSAPTILIGCCAGMSGFLLLATVPVLAPYAYFGVGLMIAPIFPTCLPWLNRAVPGVAGAGAYVIAASMIGGVAFPPLLGGVIDAVDVKSVPLVLFLLAAACGALSLWLRRNAPGPANRPTA, translated from the coding sequence ATGTCCACCACCAGTCAGGCCGACCCGCCGGAAACGGGAGGGCCCCTCCTGACCACCGTTGCGGTCATCGCCTCGTGCGCGGCCTTCGTCGTGATCGGCGCCTTACAGGCTCTCTACGGACCGGCGATCCCCGCCCTGCGGGACGAGTACGGCATCAGCCCGGCCGTGGCAGGGCTCGGTCTCAGCGCCCACTTCGTCGGCGCGCTGGCGGGTGTGCTCGTGTATCACCTCCTGCGGGGCCGTGGGAGCAACCGCGCGCTGCTCGGCGGCTCCTACGTGCTCATGGCAGTCGGCGCGGCCGTCTTCGCCTGCGCACCGAACTGGCCCCTGGCCCTCACCGGCACCTTCGTCATCGGCCTCGGCTTCGGCGGCATCGACTACGGCCTCAACCAGCTCTTCGCCGTCGGATTCGGCCGCCGCAGCGCCGCCATGCTCAATCTGCTCAACGGGCACTTCGGCGTCGGCGCCATCGCCGGCCCGGCCCTGATCGGCTGGTTCGGTGCGGACGACTACCCGCAGATCTTCCTCGGCATCGGCGTGATCAGCCTGCTGATCCTCCCGACCCTGGGCGCAGTGGCCTCCCGCGAGCCCCGGCCGGCCCCGGCGGAGGGCGCCGCCACCGGTGGGGCGCGGGTGCTCCCGGTCATCGCGGCGTTCATCGGCGTCTACGTGCTGCACGTCGCCATCGAGACCGGCGTCGGCGGGTGGGAACCCACCCACCTCGAAGCCGTCGGGTTCGGCGCCGCCACCGCCGCCACCGCGACGTCCGCCTACTGGGCGGCCATGACCGTCGGCCGGTTCGTCGTCGCACCCCTCAGCCTGCGCTGGTCCGCGCCCACGATCCTGATCGGCTGCTGCGCGGGCATGTCCGGCTTCCTGCTCCTGGCGACGGTGCCGGTCCTCGCCCCGTACGCGTACTTCGGCGTCGGCCTGATGATTGCCCCGATCTTCCCGACCTGTCTGCCCTGGCTGAACCGCGCCGTCCCCGGCGTGGCCGGGGCCGGCGCCTACGTGATCGCCGCCTCGATGATCGGCGGAGTGGCCTTCCCGCCGCTGCTCGGCGGTGTCATCGACGCGGTGGACGTGAAGTCGGTCCCCCTGGTGCTGTTCCTGCTCGCCGCGGCGTGCGGCGCCTTGAGCCTGTGGCTGCGGCGCAACGCCCCCGGTCCCGCTAACCGGCCCACTGCCTGA
- a CDS encoding EamA family transporter produces the protein MQASGKNSGLGLALISACAFGGSGVAAKPLIEAGLDPLHMVWLRVAGAALVLSPLAWRHRDLVRRKPLLLAGFGLIAVAGVQAFYFASLSRIPVGVALLLEYLGPCLLLGYIRFVQRKPVTRAAAAGATVAVVGLACVVEIWAGLSLDLLGVLLGLAAACCQACYFVFADHGSDGGDVPDPIGVIAFGMLIGTLVMTVVARPWRIDWQVLAGDAVMGDMTVPAPVLLAFVVLIATVFAYLTGVVAVRRLSPQVAGVVACLEAVVATVLAWVLLGEHLSTWQTLGGALVLGGAFIAQSARATPHAAPEPAALDREVTKV, from the coding sequence ATGCAAGCGTCAGGGAAGAACTCCGGACTGGGCCTCGCCCTGATCTCGGCGTGTGCGTTCGGTGGTTCCGGCGTCGCGGCGAAGCCGCTGATCGAGGCGGGCCTGGACCCGCTCCACATGGTCTGGCTGAGGGTCGCCGGCGCGGCGCTGGTGCTGTCCCCGCTGGCGTGGCGCCACCGCGACCTGGTGCGGCGCAAGCCGCTGCTGCTGGCCGGTTTCGGGCTGATCGCGGTCGCCGGTGTGCAGGCCTTCTACTTCGCCTCGCTCTCCCGCATCCCGGTCGGTGTGGCCCTGCTGCTGGAGTACCTGGGGCCGTGCCTGCTCCTCGGGTACATCCGGTTCGTCCAGCGCAAGCCGGTGACCCGGGCCGCCGCGGCCGGCGCGACCGTGGCCGTCGTCGGTCTGGCCTGTGTCGTGGAGATCTGGGCCGGGCTCAGCCTGGACCTGCTCGGTGTGCTGCTCGGTCTCGCCGCCGCCTGCTGCCAGGCCTGCTACTTCGTCTTCGCGGACCACGGCAGCGACGGCGGCGACGTACCCGACCCGATCGGTGTGATCGCGTTCGGCATGCTCATCGGAACCCTGGTCATGACCGTGGTCGCCCGGCCGTGGCGGATCGACTGGCAGGTACTGGCCGGCGACGCCGTCATGGGCGACATGACGGTGCCCGCGCCGGTGCTGCTCGCCTTCGTGGTGCTGATCGCCACCGTGTTCGCGTACCTGACCGGGGTCGTCGCCGTGCGCAGGCTGTCGCCGCAGGTCGCGGGTGTCGTGGCCTGTCTGGAGGCGGTCGTCGCGACCGTGCTCGCCTGGGTCCTCCTGGGCGAGCACCTCTCCACCTGGCAGACCCTGGGCGGCGCGCTCGTCCTGGGCGGGGCCTTCATCGCGCAGTCCGCGCGCGCCACCCCGCACGCGGCCCCCGAGCCGGCCGCCCTGGACCGCGAAGTGACGAAGGTCTAG
- a CDS encoding pyridoxamine 5'-phosphate oxidase family protein — translation MDGTRRDEGQRRGRRIMMTEGEVDSFLREQRTCRVATVSPDGRPHVGALWFVWDGRSLWLYSITRSRRWSDLRTDPRMSVVVDAGEAYDELRGVELSGSAVFVGEAPRTGEPCPELAEPERLFPAKNFGIAEMPHDGRHAWIRLTPDSVVSWDFRKL, via the coding sequence ATGGACGGGACGCGCAGGGACGAGGGCCAGCGGCGGGGCCGGCGCATCATGATGACCGAGGGGGAAGTGGACTCCTTCCTGCGCGAGCAGCGCACTTGCCGGGTGGCCACGGTCTCCCCCGACGGGCGCCCGCACGTGGGCGCCCTGTGGTTCGTCTGGGACGGCCGGTCGCTGTGGCTGTACTCGATCACGCGCAGCCGCCGCTGGTCGGACCTGCGCACGGACCCGCGGATGTCGGTGGTCGTGGACGCGGGCGAGGCGTACGACGAACTGCGCGGGGTCGAGCTGTCCGGCAGCGCCGTCTTCGTCGGCGAGGCCCCGCGCACCGGCGAGCCCTGCCCGGAACTCGCGGAACCCGAGCGCCTGTTCCCGGCCAAGAACTTCGGCATTGCCGAGATGCCGCACGACGGCCGGCACGCCTGGATCAGGCTCACCCCCGACTCGGTCGTCTCCTGGGACTTCCGCAAGCTGTAG